A region from the Aliarcobacter thereius LMG 24486 genome encodes:
- a CDS encoding tyrosine-type recombinase/integrase, whose protein sequence is MGVYKAFKIKLSNGTASGMYLLANEDEIKFDKDGNSRSPSGRAYKIQIEVEAVYKNRRKRGKKTFSIPAGTSIVKAVQSLQGKKNEMINTLKEKGTLRVEKIIISDIKQTQGNFFDCWLSYYDTQLATDKIKTSTYETYKNTFDTYLKPLHKMQIKDITIKDIQNIINHALSKNKSPATISRIKPTIKPLLEYYDVILNWKKLIEPKVDNERKYKKSAEETKAIINKLLTYEHPEIRAIFHFSLTGRRISEILALKYENINWENNTYLIPKESVKTRKDIEFKLIPSLVEAIKSRGEVKKSGYVFSIKREWVWVNFKRCMAELNIFDLNLHDLRSLVAQTALDNGANIYDVSALLAHSNIATTEKRYVDKNKDHAQKALDKFTSATNLLLNEEIIDVEVEDDHYLTIKKLYPNATDEQIKKAMNILEPIKIQ, encoded by the coding sequence ATGGGTGTTTATAAAGCTTTTAAAATAAAACTATCAAATGGTACAGCTTCTGGAATGTATCTATTAGCAAATGAAGATGAAATTAAATTTGATAAAGATGGAAATAGCAGATCTCCATCTGGAAGAGCTTATAAAATACAAATTGAAGTTGAAGCTGTTTATAAGAATAGAAGAAAAAGAGGTAAAAAGACATTCTCTATTCCAGCAGGTACTTCAATTGTTAAAGCTGTCCAATCTCTTCAAGGTAAGAAAAATGAAATGATAAATACTCTTAAAGAAAAAGGTACTTTAAGAGTTGAAAAAATAATCATTTCAGATATAAAACAAACTCAAGGTAATTTCTTTGATTGTTGGTTATCTTACTATGATACACAATTAGCTACAGATAAAATAAAAACTTCTACTTACGAAACATATAAAAATACTTTTGATACATATTTAAAGCCTTTGCATAAAATGCAAATTAAAGATATTACAATTAAAGATATACAAAATATTATAAATCATGCTTTAAGTAAAAATAAATCCCCTGCAACTATTTCTAGGATAAAGCCTACTATAAAACCTTTATTAGAATATTACGATGTAATTTTAAATTGGAAAAAACTAATCGAACCAAAAGTTGATAATGAAAGAAAATATAAGAAATCAGCAGAAGAGACAAAAGCTATAATAAATAAACTATTAACTTATGAGCATCCAGAAATTAGAGCAATTTTTCATTTTTCATTAACAGGAAGAAGAATATCAGAAATTTTGGCTTTAAAATATGAGAATATAAATTGGGAGAACAATACATATTTAATACCTAAAGAGAGTGTAAAAACAAGAAAAGATATAGAATTTAAATTAATTCCTTCTTTAGTAGAAGCAATCAAATCAAGAGGTGAAGTAAAAAAATCTGGGTATGTGTTTTCTATAAAAAGAGAATGGGTTTGGGTAAATTTCAAAAGATGTATGGCTGAACTTAATATATTTGATTTAAACTTACATGATTTAAGAAGTTTAGTAGCACAAACAGCACTTGACAATGGAGCAAATATATATGATGTATCTGCCCTACTTGCACACTCAAATATCGCAACTACTGAGAAAAGATATGTAGATAAAAATAAAGACCATGCTCAAAAAGCACTTGATAAGTTTACTAGTGCAACAAATCTTTTGCTAAATGAAGAAATAATTGATGTAGAAGTCGAAGATGACCATTATTTAACTATAAAAAAACTTTATCCAAATGCAACAGATGAACAGATTAAAAAAGCTATGAATATATTAGAACCTATCAAAATTCAATAA
- a CDS encoding Fic family protein, with product MKENIIKWIWQHKDYPNFKYNKSQLTDLLTKIEYNRGILDGISKLFSSDDIVKMEIETLTNEAINTSLIEGEILKRESVHSSFRKKLDKDFDARNDKYSTVATDNLVEILIDSNLNKSDLIIDRLHGWHNCLFEHTQYSKLNKIDIAKFRSHSDMEVISGAIGHEKVHYKAIPVENIKEDIKNFLKYCNESSENIYIKAAIVHIWFVIIHPYDDGNGRIARAITDYVLSKNSSNTQFKLYSISTAINKDRKAYYNILDKTTNLFLNKEFDLTPWLIWHLNILNNAMKEALKDIEYLIQKTKFWDKHRNKALNERQIKVLNKILDVGNDNFEGGLNTKKYISLTKISKATAVRDITALVEFGCIKQIFGTAGRNVRYEINL from the coding sequence ATGAAAGAGAACATTATAAAATGGATATGGCAACATAAAGATTATCCAAATTTTAAATATAACAAATCACAATTAACTGATTTACTTACTAAAATTGAATACAATAGAGGAATACTTGATGGTATTTCAAAACTATTTAGTAGTGATGATATCGTTAAAATGGAAATTGAAACATTAACTAACGAAGCTATTAATACTTCTTTAATAGAGGGTGAGATTCTAAAAAGAGAAAGTGTTCATTCTTCTTTTAGAAAAAAACTAGATAAAGATTTTGATGCAAGAAATGATAAGTATTCAACAGTTGCAACTGATAATTTAGTTGAAATCTTAATAGATTCAAATTTAAATAAAAGTGATTTAATTATAGATAGGCTACATGGTTGGCATAACTGTCTTTTTGAACATACACAATATAGCAAACTAAATAAAATTGATATTGCAAAATTTAGAAGTCATAGTGATATGGAAGTAATCTCAGGAGCAATTGGACATGAGAAAGTTCATTATAAAGCAATTCCTGTAGAAAATATTAAAGAAGATATTAAAAACTTTTTAAAATATTGTAATGAAAGTTCTGAAAATATCTATATAAAAGCAGCGATAGTTCATATTTGGTTTGTAATTATACATCCTTATGATGATGGAAATGGAAGAATTGCTAGAGCTATTACGGATTATGTTTTATCTAAAAATAGTTCAAATACACAATTTAAGTTATACTCTATTTCAACTGCAATTAATAAAGATAGAAAAGCTTATTATAATATTTTAGATAAAACTACTAACTTATTTCTAAATAAAGAGTTTGATCTTACTCCTTGGCTTATTTGGCATTTAAACATATTAAACAATGCTATGAAAGAAGCCCTAAAAGACATTGAATATCTTATACAAAAAACAAAATTTTGGGATAAACATAGAAATAAAGCTCTAAATGAAAGACAAATAAAAGTTTTAAATAAAATACTAGATGTTGGAAATGATAATTTTGAAGGTGGATTAAATACAAAAAAATATATATCTTTAACAAAAATCAGTAAAGCTACTGCTGTTAGGGACATAACTGCTCTTGTAGAATTTGGATGTATAAAACAAATATTTGGTACTGCTGGTAGAAATGTTAGGTATGAGATTAATTTATAG
- a CDS encoding helix-turn-helix domain-containing protein — protein MKHIDEIDDTYINNYHKIIGENVKRIRKEKGLSQLDLSHRIGHKSVSIISCAEINHKNNRFNIEHLLKIAYVLEVDVCEFFRK, from the coding sequence TTGAAACATATTGATGAAATAGATGATACTTATATAAACAACTATCATAAGATTATTGGAGAAAATGTAAAAAGAATAAGAAAGGAAAAAGGATTAAGCCAACTTGATTTATCCCATAGAATTGGTCATAAATCTGTAAGTATAATATCTTGTGCAGAGATAAACCATAAAAATAATAGATTTAATATAGAACACTTGCTAAAAATAGCTTATGTATTAGAAGTTGATGTTTGTGAGTTTTTTAGAAAATGA
- a CDS encoding restriction endonuclease encodes MPIPTHDELRLPALKLLKEKGLLKLKEFEIPLSKNFNLTEEELNQMYESGNAKMFYDRISWALSYLNMSGLVSKPKRAYYEITEDGNKILNNPDKINEYIAEQIRIRNQDKNNLPNQNLQTENLNISISDMTPSETIELSFEKIKNKIYNDILDTIISKTPREFEKLVVTLLQKMGYGGEIQNSGEVTQYTNDNGIDGIIKEDVLGFGRIYIQAKRYQRDNKIGREDLNKFVGALAVAQSNKGVFITTSSFNKNAIEYVNKLNNSTTLVLIDGEQLAKYIYDYSLGMQTEQIIEIKKLDSDFWDVMEDDNSI; translated from the coding sequence ATGCCAATACCTACACATGATGAACTAAGATTACCAGCTCTTAAACTTTTGAAAGAAAAAGGTTTATTGAAATTAAAAGAGTTTGAAATTCCACTTTCAAAAAATTTTAATCTTACAGAAGAAGAATTAAATCAAATGTATGAATCTGGAAATGCTAAGATGTTCTATGACCGAATATCTTGGGCATTAAGCTATTTAAATATGAGTGGTTTAGTTAGTAAACCTAAAAGGGCATATTATGAGATTACAGAAGATGGTAATAAAATTTTGAATAATCCTGATAAAATAAATGAATATATAGCTGAACAAATTAGAATAAGGAATCAAGACAAAAATAATTTACCAAATCAAAATTTACAAACTGAAAATTTAAATATTTCTATTAGTGATATGACACCCTCAGAAACTATAGAATTATCTTTTGAAAAGATAAAAAATAAAATTTATAATGACATATTAGATACTATAATTAGTAAAACACCTAGAGAATTTGAAAAACTTGTAGTAACACTTTTACAAAAGATGGGTTATGGTGGTGAGATACAAAATTCTGGTGAAGTTACACAATATACAAACGATAATGGAATAGATGGAATTATAAAAGAAGATGTTTTAGGCTTTGGAAGAATATATATTCAAGCAAAAAGATATCAAAGAGATAATAAAATTGGAAGAGAAGATTTAAACAAATTTGTAGGAGCGTTAGCTGTTGCACAATCGAATAAAGGTGTATTTATTACTACGTCAAGTTTCAATAAAAATGCTATTGAATATGTAAATAAATTAAATAATAGTACAACATTAGTTCTTATTGATGGAGAACAGTTAGCAAAATATATTTATGATTATTCTTTAGGTATGCAAACAGAACAAATAATAGAGATTAAAAAATTAGATAGTGATTTTTGGGATGTTATGGAAGATGATAATTCTATATAA
- a CDS encoding restriction endonuclease, producing the protein MLKIKFDRLDYQELAVNSISDVFKNIAFKPNDNKKSNPSFDLQASKSTLVNNITKVRELNKVNIGDTSIKDELVIDTLMETGTGKTFTFLESIYRLNRDYGLCKFIILVPSNPIRQGTIKNINITKEFFTKEYGKQISVYNYSEKTVLNYINASSQNISVLVSTYQSFNKATNSINKNKIEQTLIGRSRSYMQAIGHLRPVIIIDEPHRFEGKQTAKYLKEFNALFTLRFGATFKGDEYKNLIYTLDSVDAFSRGLVKAITVDTVGNENVDNHTIGLKEVKGTNQKDYVAKIEYKDINFKPKPTELKHGENLGEKVGIEYLNSYIVEKITKNEVIFTNGISILLGESESYGVLLDEMQKVIVDTAIKNHFEREEELFKLNIKSLCLFFIDRVDKYLTDEGINGKLALLFETLYLKNLEQILKKDNLDEDYKKYLLKTKDSVKEVHSGYFAKSKKEGDEAEAIELILNKKEELLSFDSDLRFIFSQWALQEGWDNPNVMTLCKLAPSNSEISKLQQIGRGLRLAVNQEGKRITRDDSHFEFVNELFVVVPSTESDFVSSIQKEISQNSVRQVSKLFNEDVMTQNHIASTPRAAVKLLDELEEKGFITIDEDDMSEISISKEEYSLRSKELELLEVKGCDSKKLKEYFDSFFKTSNRIKAKDRSGKKDKGKIKIHQENFKKFKALWDNLNYDAVVKYDIDSDTLIKSAIVKIDANFEINGQDIIIKRDKNVEDKAKHDNQNDTVTVETHSIFTLYEFIKALANNTKLSMQTIAKVLGGIQKEKFELIPQNENVALKKIEEQLISAIYETIINKISYDLKEIRANNLGEFILEGSLGGETYKIKSKNVRERSIYDEDFMEVDSKIEKTTIDESTHKQIIVFGKLPKVNIPTAHGRHYNPDFGYVIETDDKKELYFVVETKGYDTFSEISDKEKLQIKSAEAFFKKLREMGVNVEYQTKLNSPGLSQIISDILKNNDL; encoded by the coding sequence ATAGCATTTAAACCAAATGATAATAAGAAAAGTAATCCATCCTTTGATTTACAAGCTTCAAAAAGTACATTAGTAAATAATATTACAAAGGTTAGAGAATTAAATAAAGTAAATATTGGTGATACTTCTATTAAAGATGAGCTTGTTATAGATACTTTAATGGAAACAGGTACTGGAAAAACTTTTACATTTTTAGAATCAATATATAGGCTGAATAGAGATTATGGACTTTGTAAGTTCATAATCTTAGTGCCTTCAAATCCAATTCGACAAGGTACTATTAAAAATATAAATATTACAAAAGAGTTTTTTACAAAAGAGTACGGTAAACAAATATCAGTTTATAACTATAGTGAAAAAACTGTTTTAAATTATATAAATGCAAGTAGTCAAAATATCTCTGTTTTGGTATCGACTTATCAATCATTTAACAAAGCAACAAATAGTATTAATAAAAACAAAATAGAACAAACTCTTATTGGTCGTTCTCGAAGTTATATGCAAGCAATAGGACATTTAAGACCTGTAATAATTATAGATGAACCACATAGATTTGAGGGAAAACAAACAGCAAAATATCTAAAAGAGTTTAATGCTCTTTTTACATTAAGATTTGGTGCTACTTTTAAAGGTGATGAATATAAAAATCTTATATATACTCTTGATAGTGTAGATGCATTTAGTCGTGGACTTGTAAAGGCTATAACAGTTGATACTGTTGGAAATGAAAATGTAGATAATCATACTATAGGTCTTAAAGAAGTAAAAGGGACTAATCAAAAAGATTATGTAGCGAAAATAGAATATAAAGATATTAATTTTAAACCAAAACCTACTGAATTAAAGCATGGTGAGAACTTAGGAGAAAAAGTAGGGATAGAGTATTTAAATAGTTATATAGTTGAGAAAATTACTAAAAATGAAGTGATATTTACAAATGGTATTTCAATACTTTTGGGAGAGAGTGAGAGCTATGGTGTGCTTCTTGATGAAATGCAAAAAGTTATTGTTGATACTGCTATAAAAAATCATTTTGAAAGAGAAGAAGAATTATTTAAACTGAATATAAAATCACTTTGTCTGTTTTTTATAGATAGAGTTGATAAGTATTTGACAGATGAAGGAATTAATGGAAAGTTAGCACTGCTTTTTGAAACTTTATATTTAAAAAATTTAGAACAAATTTTAAAAAAAGATAATTTAGATGAAGATTATAAAAAATATCTTTTGAAAACAAAAGATTCTGTAAAAGAAGTACACAGTGGATATTTTGCAAAGTCTAAAAAAGAGGGAGATGAAGCAGAAGCCATTGAGCTAATTTTAAATAAAAAAGAAGAATTATTAAGTTTTGATAGTGATCTTAGATTTATATTTTCTCAATGGGCTTTACAAGAAGGATGGGATAATCCAAATGTAATGACACTTTGTAAATTAGCTCCTAGTAATTCTGAAATATCTAAATTGCAACAAATAGGTCGTGGATTGAGATTAGCAGTCAATCAAGAAGGAAAAAGAATAACTAGAGATGATAGCCATTTTGAGTTTGTCAATGAGCTTTTTGTAGTTGTTCCATCAACGGAAAGTGATTTTGTAAGCTCAATACAAAAAGAGATAAGCCAAAATAGTGTAAGACAAGTTTCAAAACTTTTTAACGAAGATGTCATGACACAAAATCATATCGCTTCCACTCCTAGGGCTGCTGTGAAACTACTTGATGAACTTGAAGAGAAGGGGTTTATCACTATTGATGAAGATGATATGAGCGAAATTTCTATTTCAAAAGAGGAGTATAGCTTAAGATCAAAAGAGCTAGAGTTATTAGAGGTAAAGGGATGTGATAGTAAAAAGTTAAAAGAGTATTTTGACAGTTTCTTTAAAACATCCAATAGAATCAAAGCCAAAGATAGAAGTGGTAAAAAAGATAAAGGTAAAATTAAAATTCATCAAGAAAACTTTAAAAAGTTTAAAGCTCTTTGGGATAATCTCAACTATGATGCCGTTGTAAAATATGATATTGATAGTGATACTTTAATCAAATCAGCGATAGTGAAAATAGATGCAAACTTTGAGATAAACGGACAAGATATTATTATAAAAAGAGATAAAAATGTTGAAGATAAAGCAAAGCACGATAACCAAAACGATACCGTAACGGTTGAAACTCACTCTATTTTTACACTCTATGAGTTTATTAAAGCATTGGCAAACAATACCAAACTTAGTATGCAAACTATTGCTAAAGTGCTAGGTGGGATACAAAAAGAGAAGTTTGAGTTAATCCCTCAAAATGAGAATGTAGCACTTAAAAAAATAGAAGAACAACTAATAAGTGCCATATACGAAACCATCATCAATAAAATATCGTATGATTTAAAAGAGATAAGAGCAAATAATTTAGGAGAGTTTATACTAGAAGGAAGTCTAGGTGGTGAAACTTACAAAATAAAATCAAAAAATGTAAGAGAAAGGTCAATCTATGATGAAGATTTTATGGAAGTAGATAGTAAAATTGAAAAGACTACTATAGATGAATCTACCCATAAGCAAATCATTGTATTTGGGAAACTTCCTAAAGTGAATATTCCTACGGCTCATGGAAGACATTATAACCCAGATTTTGGGTATGTGATAGAAACAGATGATAAAAAAGAGTTGTATTTTGTAGTCGAAACCAAAGGGTATGATACCTTTAGTGAGATAAGCGACAAAGAAAAGCTACAGATAAAAAGTGCCGAAGCATTTTTCAAAAAATTGCGTGAAATGGGTGTAAATGTAGAGTATCAAACTAAGTTAAATAGTCCTGGTTTGTCTCAAATTATAAGTGATATATTAAAGAATAATGATTTATAA